Proteins encoded by one window of Flavobacterium sp. N502540:
- a CDS encoding RNA polymerase sigma factor, producing MNTKTLPFKTSDDLTLWTNLKNGDEKSFSLLFEKYYGDLVNYGNSLSPNAEKVQDCVQDVFTDIWVYKNGLQSSVVVKAYLLSSVRKRIARLYERDHIFRKSTSTDSIAFLLEFAVEHDLIDDDYATKQKVIHLNKLLNNLPARQKEALYLRYHQGLTVDQIADMLEVNYQSASNLLHRGLLTLRKEWKGSFSLILLLSSTTF from the coding sequence ATGAATACCAAAACTCTACCATTCAAAACATCAGACGATCTTACGCTTTGGACTAACTTGAAAAATGGAGACGAAAAATCATTCTCTCTGTTGTTTGAAAAATATTATGGTGATCTGGTAAACTACGGAAACTCGCTTTCTCCAAATGCTGAAAAGGTACAGGATTGTGTTCAGGATGTTTTTACGGATATTTGGGTTTACAAAAACGGGCTTCAAAGTTCAGTTGTAGTAAAAGCCTATTTATTGTCGAGTGTACGCAAGCGTATTGCACGTTTATACGAACGCGATCATATTTTTCGTAAGTCAACAAGTACAGATTCAATTGCTTTTCTTTTGGAATTCGCTGTAGAACATGATCTTATTGACGACGATTATGCCACAAAGCAAAAAGTAATTCATTTAAACAAATTACTAAATAATTTACCGGCACGACAAAAAGAAGCTTTGTATTTAAGATACCATCAAGGCTTAACCGTTGATCAAATTGCCGATATGCTGGAGGTAAATTATCAATCAGCAAGTAACTTACTACACCGCGGTTTACTTACACTTCGCAAAGAATGGAAGGGTAGTTTTTCGTTAATTCTTCTTCTTTCTTCAACTACTTTTTAG
- the sucD gene encoding succinate--CoA ligase subunit alpha: MSVLVNKDSKIIVQGFTGSEGTFHASQMIEYGTNVVGGVTPGKGGTSHLDRPVFNTVKDAVEQAGADTSIIFVPPAFAADAIMEAADAGIKVIIAITEGIPVADMIKANNYVKERNSRLIGPNCPGVITPGEAKVGIMPGFVFKKGTVGIVSKSGTLTYEAADQVVKQGLGITTAIGIGGDPIIGTTTKEAVELLMNDPETEIIIMIGEIGGQLEADAAKWVRADGNRKPVVGFIAGETAPAGRTMGHAGAIVGGSDDTAAAKKQIMRDNGIHVVDSPAEIGKKVKEVLG; the protein is encoded by the coding sequence ATGAGTGTTTTAGTTAATAAAGATTCCAAAATAATTGTTCAAGGATTTACAGGTAGCGAAGGAACTTTCCACGCTTCTCAAATGATTGAGTACGGTACAAATGTTGTTGGTGGTGTAACTCCGGGTAAAGGAGGAACAAGCCATTTAGACCGTCCGGTTTTTAACACAGTAAAAGATGCTGTAGAACAAGCCGGAGCTGATACATCTATCATTTTTGTTCCGCCAGCTTTTGCTGCTGATGCAATTATGGAAGCTGCTGACGCTGGAATTAAAGTAATTATTGCTATTACTGAAGGAATTCCTGTAGCAGATATGATTAAAGCTAATAACTATGTTAAAGAAAGAAATTCAAGATTAATCGGACCAAACTGTCCTGGTGTAATTACTCCGGGTGAAGCTAAAGTTGGTATTATGCCAGGTTTCGTTTTCAAAAAAGGAACAGTTGGTATCGTTTCTAAATCAGGAACTTTAACTTACGAAGCTGCTGATCAGGTTGTAAAACAAGGTTTAGGAATTACTACTGCTATTGGTATTGGTGGAGATCCAATTATTGGAACTACAACTAAAGAAGCAGTTGAATTATTAATGAACGATCCAGAAACTGAAATCATCATTATGATTGGTGAAATTGGAGGTCAATTAGAAGCTGATGCTGCTAAATGGGTAAGAGCTGATGGTAACCGTAAACCAGTTGTTGGTTTTATTGCCGGAGAAACTGCTCCAGCAGGTAGAACAATGGGTCACGCAGGTGCTATTGTTGGTGGTTCTGATGATACTGCTGCTGCTAAAAAACAAATCATGAGAGACAACGGAATTCACGTTGTTGATTCACCAGCTGAAATTGGTAAAAAAGTAAAAGAAGTACTTGGATAA
- a CDS encoding nuclear transport factor 2 family protein gives MSIKEFVQKFYKSDALIDSEIMKAYLHPEVKLDWNSTKGLIEMDYDSMMAMANELSRAYVRSKVRISHIIAEEDLVSIRYSHFVKTIENPREEMLLAHFATIWQIKDDKLYRGYQMSQFS, from the coding sequence ATGTCTATAAAAGAATTTGTTCAAAAATTTTACAAGTCAGATGCCTTAATTGATAGCGAAATCATGAAAGCTTACTTACATCCCGAAGTAAAGTTAGACTGGAACAGCACCAAAGGATTGATTGAAATGGATTATGATTCTATGATGGCTATGGCAAATGAGCTTAGTCGTGCTTATGTTCGCTCGAAGGTTAGAATTAGCCATATCATTGCCGAAGAAGACTTAGTTTCAATACGATATTCTCACTTTGTAAAAACGATTGAGAACCCCAGAGAAGAGATGTTATTAGCTCATTTTGCCACAATTTGGCAAATAAAAGATGATAAATTATATCGCGGTTATCAAATGAGTCAATTTTCTTAA